The window TAAGCAATATGTACAGAAGTCCAGACATGGGAGATTCAATAGAATTCTCCATTGCATTCTCAACGCCTGCCGCGAAAATTGCCACTCTCAAGGAAAAAGTAGCAGAGTAAGTATTAAGCAAAACATTGACTTAGCTGACTCACTTGCTATGTATTGACGAGAACTTGGTGTGTGTTTTGGTCAGGTTCTTGGTGCAGAACCCACAAAACTGGTATCCAGAACCATTGTTGATGGTGAAGGCGATTGAGAATGTGAACAAGCTGAATTTGAATCTGCTAGTAACACACACCATGAACTTCCAAAACTTCGGAGAGAAGAATCTCAGAAGAACCGGGCTGATCATCGCTCTTAAGCGAATACTTGAGGAGCTTGAGATCGATTACACCCTTCTTTCTCAAGAAGTTCACCTCACCGGTCACAAATGAGTGAAAGACCactcttccttctcttcttaTTGCATTTACTAAAGTAGTACTAGTTAGCTTCATTTGCTTCAGTTTAATTTTCAACTCATAAAACTTAATGTGGTTTCCATTTTCTTTGAGTACCAACGTTACTTTTCGGTATGGGTTCCTTTTTGTTTACTTTGTGGTACTATTTAAATCTGAGCGATCTGACACAACCATGTTACTAACACAGACCACTATACCATACTATATGCAGATCATACGAGTAGTTTTAGCCGGTTTAAGACCATTAAAAATTAATCGACCTAATTGGATTACTAGATCTGGTAAAAGGACTTAGTGATGATACATGGGTTTTCCTTTGTAAGCAATATAGTTTTGTCAACCGAAATAACTTGAGAAACAAGAAACTGAACGACCAAGCAATCTAGAAAAGAAAATCCAACCAAAGTAATCATGATAACGCCCGGTTATGTGAGGATAAAACTTTGACTGAAAGAATCCAAAACTTCTCGATCTATGCatgttctcttcttttttgttttccttatCTAGATCTCATCGTTTAATTAAATGAGAATGATCTGTATATGCTTCAATGCTTGTCATCAAGCACGTACGTGGAGATAGGACAACAGCTTTTTTATATAAGaacatgattttaaaaattacgtaaaagaagaaaatatataccAATTCGTTGGACATAAGAAAAAGGTGTCAatagattaaaaataataagacTATAGTTCAATAATTTTACGTTCGAGTCATCAACTTGTGACCGAACGATGCATAAACTATATTATTATGGGAATCGCCTTTCAAAAGTTAAAACGCACGtgattctctttgttttcttgcCGCCCATTTGTTTTGTTCTGTATGAATCTAGAACTCGTTTGGTTTATAAAATGCAATTAAACTGGAGTGTACTTTGCCAGACAGTGACTGAAGTCTCAAGATCACTCCTTGCTTCGGCTCTCTGTGTCCTTGTAAGATCTTCTTCTCAGTCTTTTGCCTTTTTGTCTTTTAAGTTCCTTCAATGTTTCTCTAagtttgtcttctttttttttctacaaaaGGATACAGAGTTTCTTACCTGCTCTGTTTTGTCATCGTAGCTTCTTATTTCCAGAcagttttgggtgattttttttgttctttgtagTCATCTCTTGTAGCGACTGCATATGTATTCTTTTGCTCTTCTGGCTCAAGGGCTGAGTTGGTACCAGATGTTGATAACTTTTGTATAACTGCTATTAATAAGCTCATATGAGGGCACTCTTGGTTTTTCTTTTCTGTGAATATGCATATTTGTTTTGGGAATGGTGGTTTATTTAAAGTGTTCATGTGTATTGTTTTTACTAGCTAAATACTCATTTACTTGGAATAAATGGTCTTTCTTGAAGATCTCTGTTCTAGCCTTGTAGGATTTGTGATAGATctaatcattagtacatttttCTACTCTTGTGTTCTTAGGAACTGGTCCTTTATGACTTTTGGGCTCTTGTGAGAGTCATTCACGTCAAATCTCATTGCAAAATTATTGGTTGGAGGTAGAGATGGCAGAGAGGAAAATCACCAACGGAGGTGACATTGTTATCAATGTTCCAGAGAAAGAAGTATCTAAAGACCCAGCAGCATCTCCTTCTTCCAACGTAGCGGCTTCACCAAAGCCAAACACAGTGACTACAAAACTGGAGCCATTAAGCATTCCCGCCCCTGAAATCTACAAGCTCTCTGGTAGTGTTCACAAGCCGCCTAAGACTCCAAGTCCTAACAATAAAGGTCTAACTCGGAGGAGATCAGTTTACTCCAAGTCCAACTCAAGGTTTGGGCAACAACAGTCTTATCGTTACGATAAGACTATAGTAGAGGAGAATGGTGGAACAACCCCAAAGGAACATTTTGGTGCAGCTTCATTTTCAAGAGCTTCTTTCAACAGGGCTTCCCAAAGTAACAGATCCAATAGGAGCATTAGCTCAGCTCTGAGTAAAGTTTCTGAAGATGAAGCTGATGAAAATGAAGAAATCTACAAAAAGGTTAAGCTACACCAAGGGAAACGTAGTGTAATGAATCCTTTGGCTCTGCTTGAGTTGTTAATCTTTCTTGCCATTCTGTGCCTTTTGGTTGTGAGTTTAACCATTGATACGGTGAAGGAGCATTGCATTTGGGGACTAGAAGTCTGGAAATGGTGCGTGCTCGTGATGGTGACGCTTAGCGGTATGTTCGTTACAAACTGGTTCATGCATATAGTGGTGTTCATCATAGAAAGAAACTATCTCCTACGTAAAAAGGTTTTGTACTTTGTGCATGGTTTGAAAAAGAACGTTCAAGTCTTCATTTGGTTCAGCTTGGTTCTTGTTGCATGGGTATTTCTATTCGACGATGACGATACACGCTCTCGTAAGACCAAGAAGTTTCTCGACAAAATAACTTGGACTATTGTCTCTCTCTTGGTCGGGTCAATCATTTTCTTGGTGAAAACATTTGCCCTGAAAGTTCTTGCTTCGAAGTTCAACGTCAGAAACTTCTTTGAGAGGATTCAAGAATCTGTCTTCCACCAATACATTCTCCAAACTCTCTCTGGACCTCCTCTTATAGAAGAGGCAGAGAAAGTTGGGCGCGAGCCAAGCACGGGGCATCTTAGTTTCACGAGCACTAATGGAACGGTGAAAGAGAAGAAAGTGCTCGATATGGGAAAAGTTCACAAGATGAAACAAGAGAAGGTCTCTGCATGGACGATGAGAGTGTTGATGGAAGCCGTGGGAGCGTCAGGTCTCTCGACCATATCTAACACTTTAGATGAAGTCACTCATCGGAAAGAGAAAACTGATAAAGAGATAACTAATGAGATGGAGGCTGTGGCTGCTGCTTATGATATCTTCAACAATGTTGCTCAGCCAAATTCTCAGTAAGTCATCAAGGACAGAaaactctgtttttttctttcttttctagTCCTGACACTCTATAATTCAAACTTGAATTTGCTTTTTAATTTTCAGTTACATAGAGGAAGATGACTTGCTAAGATTCATGATCAAGGAAGAGGTGGACCTTGTACTCCCATTAATAGATGGTGGCGAGACTGGAAAAATCACACGCAATGCTTTTACAGAATGGGTGGTAATCTTCAAacattttttcatttataaaattttccaTGGCCACTATAGCTTTTAGAAATGagtttgaaaattaattttttttgtaaatgtattTAAGGATCTAACATTTTTTTCTGTGAAAATGGCCATATCTAGAtttgattaatttataaagatttaaattaatatattttggtaTAAGAATAAACGGTCATGTAAGTAACAAAAACGTTAACCCAGTAAAAGTAAGAACCTTAAAGTGTGACTGGTGACCAAGGGAACGAAGAGGAATACTATGTTCCTtaatattctttaaattttttaccaTTCATGAAGAATggattttcattttcatttctcTTCATTCCTTTGTTCGTAGAGAATTATAGAACAAATCTATTCCTCattaattttgataaggaactATCATTCCTAAAATTTTAGTTCTACTCATTTCTTTCCTATTGTTCCTATGATAGTTACCATTTCTTTCCTATTGTTCCTATGATGGTTACCAGTAGTTTTTGTGTCTATGCTTATATGGAGAAGTTATAACAAGCCTTTAGTGTGGTGTAATCATGCGTTGCCAATTTTTTTGACAGATTAACGTTTACACAAGTCGGAAAGCATTAGGACATTCACTGAACGACACGAAAACAGCAGTTCGACAAGTGGACAAACTTATAACCGGAGTCATGTCCGTCATCACCTTCATCGTTTGGTTGGTACTTCTGGATATAGCAACAACCAAGTTTCTGTTGGTCTTCTCCACGCAATTTGTGGGTCTTGCTTTCATGATAGGAAGCACGTGCAAGAATATCTTCGAATCATTTGTGTTTGTCTTCGTGATGCACCCTTATGACGTCGGTGATCGTTGTGTTATCGACGGCATTATAGTAAACAACTCTTTACATTTGTTTCCTCATTATATTACTACTCATTTTAAAACACTAATAACTATCTTTGTTTTTGAAGTTGCTGGTTGAAGAAATACATCTCTTAACGACCGTGTTCCTCAAGATTGACAATGAGAAAATTTTCTATCCAAATGCGACTTTGATATCAAAACCAATAAGCAACTTCTACAGAAGTCCGGATATGGGAGATTCAGTAGAGTTCTCCATCGCATTCTCAACCCCGGCTGCAAAAATAGCCTCTCTCAAGGAAAAAGTAGCAGAGTAAGTATCAAAACAAAAACCATCTTAATCACTTACTCTTTATTGACGAGAAACTGGTGTGTGTGTTTTGGTCAGATACTTGGTGCAGAACCCACACAATTGGTATCCAGAACCATTGTTGATGGTGAAGGCGATTGAGAATGTGAACAAGCTGAATTTGAACGTGCTCTTCCAACACACCATCAACTTCCAGAACTTCGCGGAGAAGAATCTCAGGAGAACCGAGATGGTCATCACCCTCAAGCGAATCCTCGAGGAGCTAGAGATCGATTACACACTTCTTCCTCAACAAGTTCATCTCACCGGTCAAAAATGATCATTTGTTCCTTCTTTCCTTTTGCATTGATAATTTCCACTAGCTAGTACTTGTTATTACAACATGATTTGCTTCGTGTTATAATAAAATGCGAATTAATTTCCGATTATGTATGTCTTTAAATTCTAAACTCctattaaaatatactagagCTTTTCTCGGGCTACGCCCGagttgtttataatttttaatttaatttaagctTTTAgcatttatatttaaatgtatatatatatatataatggtatagattatagaaataaaaatcctcaaataaatataaaaaaattaactatttcTGTCAAACAAATACAACTTTTAAATTCACAACTAATTTAAACATTGCAATAATTGAATTTCCATTTTTCTACTAAAATAAGTTTTTACTTACGCTATTGAAAGTTATATATTCTCTTTTGCattgttctttttttatataatataatttgagtaTCTATATCGATTAGtttttatctctctttttttactgaatcaattaatttttatcTGCCTTAAGAAAGTGGTGGAATTAGGAACAATTGAAATCACAGTGATTAAAAATACAATGGTCATGAGAATGAGTTGTAAGAATCATGTCCTTATTTTCTTTTCCATGCGAGGAAGAAATATAGAACAAAATATCCTAGATAATACTAATATTTTGCAACATTTATTTTGTATGTTTCTTCTTTAATAGGTCCAtttcactgttttttttttgtggaagcCTATGGTATTTGgagaaattcaaaaatattagtttattttaaaaactcgACATTTACTGACTTTAATCAAGTAGATTATTAAGGTGTCAGGCAGAAAAaccttttttttagttttatttattttttgaaacttacctTTTCTTTAGTGCAGGTTGTAGAAAAACAACAAACGTAAAAAAAAGAGTACGTAGTCCTAGATCATCCGGTTTCACGTATGGTAGACCTCGAAAAATTAGACCTCGAAAAAGTAGCCATcgtttctgaaaaaaaaaaggaatggcAAATCCATTAGCTGTGATGTCAAATTAGATTcaataaatgacaaaaataaagataaatataatatattttcgtcatcatatatatatatatataacctatCAGATCCAAATAAAATGAATGAGGAAAAATGACCATATTCCAccaaattcttaaaaataacaTCAAATTCAGATGTGAATATCTCACAAGAGATGATTGGAAACCTAAGAGAAGAATAACAATCAAAGCATTGCCAGAAACAttcaacaaataaaaactatggaaaaagaaaaagatgctaagctaaaaata of the Brassica rapa cultivar Chiifu-401-42 chromosome A03, CAAS_Brap_v3.01, whole genome shotgun sequence genome contains:
- the LOC103856385 gene encoding mechanosensitive ion channel protein 9, coding for MAERKITNGGDIVINVPEKEVSKDPAASPSSNVAASPKPNTVTTKLEPLSIPAPEIYKLSGSVHKPPKTPSPNNKGLTRRRSVYSKSNSRFGQQQSYRYDKTIVEENGGTTPKEHFGAASFSRASFNRASQSNRSNRSISSALSKVSEDEADENEEIYKKVKLHQGKRSVMNPLALLELLIFLAILCLLVVSLTIDTVKEHCIWGLEVWKWCVLVMVTLSGMFVTNWFMHIVVFIIERNYLLRKKVLYFVHGLKKNVQVFIWFSLVLVAWVFLFDDDDTRSRKTKKFLDKITWTIVSLLVGSIIFLVKTFALKVLASKFNVRNFFERIQESVFHQYILQTLSGPPLIEEAEKVGREPSTGHLSFTSTNGTVKEKKVLDMGKVHKMKQEKVSAWTMRVLMEAVGASGLSTISNTLDEVTHRKEKTDKEITNEMEAVAAAYDIFNNVAQPNSHYIEEDDLLRFMIKEEVDLVLPLIDGGETGKITRNAFTEWVINVYTSRKALGHSLNDTKTAVRQVDKLITGVMSVITFIVWLVLLDIATTKFLLVFSTQFVGLAFMIGSTCKNIFESFVFVFVMHPYDVGDRCVIDGIILLVEEIHLLTTVFLKIDNEKIFYPNATLISKPISNFYRSPDMGDSVEFSIAFSTPAAKIASLKEKVAEYLVQNPHNWYPEPLLMVKAIENVNKLNLNVLFQHTINFQNFAEKNLRRTEMVITLKRILEELEIDYTLLPQQVHLTGQK